One Thalassophryne amazonica chromosome 10, fThaAma1.1, whole genome shotgun sequence genomic region harbors:
- the fam43a gene encoding protein FAM43A, which translates to MSGNGSKMLPWKKNKFELIEEDKQSKQKGYAVSLHYSALTSLAKSCPESALNRVGGMFKSKRKKVKITSEDPTYTVLYLGNATTIQSKGDGCTDVAVSKIWGKSEMGKNGTKMRLTISSQGIRMVHVDDKARRPGHLYLLHRVTYCVADPRLPKIFAWIYRHEMKHKAVMLRCHAVLVSKPEKAKAMALLLYQTSATALAEFKRLKRRDDARHQQQQLIGDQTIPLVPLRKLLNGQCCYKPPVERSRSAPKLGSITEDLIGEEEEEKAMHFECEDILDTDDACEANGKQELSQIINDLGEMSIGNDVQTLKADLRVTRLLSGESTGSESSIESSQEPAALPNGMGERKALETA; encoded by the coding sequence ATGAGTGGAAACGGCAGTAAAATGCTGCCTTGGAAGAAGAACAAGTTTGAGCTGATAGAGGAAGACAAGCAGTCCAAGCAGAAGGGCTATGCGGTGAGCCTCCACTACTCCGCGCTCACCTCCTTGGCCAAATCGTGCCCCGAGAGCGCGCTGAACAGAGTGGGAGGCATGTTCAAGTCCAAGAGGAAAAAGGTGAAGATCACCAGCGAGGACCCCACGTACACGGTGCTCTACCTGGGCAATGCCACCACCATTCAGTCCAAAGGAGACGGCTGCACGGACGTGGCGGTGAGCAAGATCTGGGGCAAAAGCGAGATGGGAAAGAACGGCACGAAGATGCGGCTGACCATCAGCTCGCAGGGGATACGGATGGTGCACGTGGACGACAAGGCCAGGAGGCCGGGACATTTGTACCTGCTGCACCGGGTGACCTACTGCGTGGCGGACCCGAGGCTACCCAAGATTTTTGCGTGGATTTATAGACACGAAATGAAACACAAGGCGGTGATGCTGCGCTGCCACGCGGTGCTGGTATCCAAGCCCGAGAAGGCGAAAGCCATGGCCCTGCTCCTCTACCAGACCTCTGCCACGGCTCTGGCCGAGTTCAAGAGGCTGAAGAGGAGGGACGACGCCAGGCACCAGCAGCAACAGCTGATCGGGGATCAGACGATCCCGCTGGTGCCCCTCAGGAAGCTGCTCAACGGACAGTGCTGCTACAAACCTCCGGTGGAGCGCAGCCGGAGCGCGCCCAAACTGGGCTCCATCACGGAGGACCTAAtcggtgaggaggaggaggagaaagcgATGCACTTCGAATGCGAGGACATCCTGGACACGGACGATGCTTGCGAGGCGAACGGCAAACAGGAGCTGAGTCAGATTATTAACGACCTGGGAGAGATGAGCATAGGGAACGACGTGCAGACACTCAAAGCTGACCTCAGGGTCACCAGACTCCTGTCCGGGGAGAGCACGGGCAGCGAGTCCTCCATAGAGAGCAGTCAGGAGCCCGCTGCGCTCCCAAACGGCATGGGCGAGAGAAAGGCGCTGGAGACCGCCTGA